The Mercurialis annua linkage group LG7, ddMerAnnu1.2, whole genome shotgun sequence genome includes the window CTTGTGCATATTCTAAGATGAATCTATGCATTATTTTTCTAGTTGAGAGTAATTATGTAGTTACCACTTTATATCCTTCCATTAATGATTGGTGGAGAgcatttataccatttgaggagagatttttaggtagactaaCTCCACCACGTTATCCGTGGACTAGCCTAttatataatgacacgtcattaaaataatggcaatcttgtaaatttgtttattacttatttacacttttgaatagtaatattacaagattgccatcattttaatgacgtgtcattatgtgataggcttagtccacggatgacgtggtagaccgagtctacctaagaatttctcccaTTTGAGATATAGCTCATTGGTAGTATCAAATAGAAATTGAGGGCAAAGATTTAGTAACATAATAACAATGATGGCTAATATATATTCATAAGCATCTAAGTTACAAATTTTGTACATTGCAAGATCAAGCACAATTTCATGAAGAAACCATAACACAGGCATTACAGCTTCTATATGATAcataaaactttttttaatttgtttcagcAAATACAAAATGCTTCAAATTTCCATCTTATGTATCACTCTTGATTTCTTCACTTGGGGGTGAATGCCTGAAATACATAACATAAAAGACAGtcagaaaaaaatacaataatagaAGCGGAAGATGTCAGTAGATTCGTGATAATTTTTTCGCAAAGAGATGTCATAGCCGATAAAttatatgatttatttatttattccatCAAAATTTAATCCGGTCGGAATAACTAAAAACTCGAGAGAATAACATTATTGAATCATTAAAACGACTTATATAGAATTAACGTATACTTACAGAAAAAACTGTAGCATGACCAGGATCAGCAAGATGGGCAAAAAGATTGTCAATAGGACCAGCGCCGGTGTAAATGTGTTGGAACCAAGCACCCATTACAGCCAACATAGCCAATCTTCCGTTCTTGATTTCCTTAGTCCTCAATTCCTTCAGCTTTTGTGCTGAACCACTGCCCCATCCAAGTGGGTCAAACCATAGTCCACCTGCGGCACGGAAGactcataaattttttataagacgaacaaaaatataaaataatatatgctttattaaaaagtatttaatctttaaatttataagatGGGCAACTATTCACCATACGCTCTATGTAAGTCCGTTTTATTCTCACCTGGATAACCAACGTCTGTACCCGTGAGCTTGTTGTTGGGGAAGATGGGGTCGGTGTTGACACACCCGGGCTTGAGAATGTCGGCCCATCTTCTTCCCTCGGCCCATCCAATAAAAACGAGCTCAACGACGAATAGAGTGGTGGTATCAGTGAAGTATTCCAATTTGCCAGCATCATACCAAGATGGAGTGTTTAAGATACCAATTTTGGTGAGGAATTCAGGAATGAAAATACCAGCTGCACCCAACATTGCCCATCTGCAGTGTACTAGCTCTGCTTGTACATTCCATCTTAGGGTTTCAGGGTCAGATCCTGTTCAACAGTTCAAATCCATTAATATCAAgcaattaattataaactattgcaaattaaatacttaaattatttaaattttatcacaTATATCAAATGCTActtaatttttaacattttttaatacccatatttgaattttatttgagGCGAAAGTACTTTAAtatattttggctaaattaaCTGACATGGCAAACAAGATTATAGTACTATATGTTACCACATCAACTGCCATGCTGTAAGCCACTTCAATAAAAAGGAAACATAATGACTGACGAGaagcatattttaaaaatatacttcaACGAGTTGTTATGTCACTTTAATTTGGtcgataaatatttaattaa containing:
- the LOC126655907 gene encoding chlorophyll a-b binding protein, chloroplastic; translation: MASACASSAIAAVSISSPSSQKSGSVVGAAKASFLSGKKLVTVRKLASSVGSRSVRVSAVAADPDRPLWFPGSTPPAWLDGSLPGDFGFDPLGLGSDPETLRWNVQAELVHCRWAMLGAAGIFIPEFLTKIGILNTPSWYDAGKLEYFTDTTTLFVVELVFIGWAEGRRWADILKPGCVNTDPIFPNNKLTGTDVGYPGGLWFDPLGWGSGSAQKLKELRTKEIKNGRLAMLAVMGAWFQHIYTGAGPIDNLFAHLADPGHATVFSAFTPK